A genomic window from Sulfurimonas paralvinellae includes:
- a CDS encoding arginyltransferase encodes MNLLKEFLLSDKCSYLDNKEQTMHYKVIESCSAASCQDLIERGFRRFGKMYFRPICEGCDECKSIKIDVENYTFSKSARRIMRKTKDLRSYIQRPTLSREHLEIFEKYHLAMHEKKGWEYNQTSPEHYYNSFVNGHEDFGYEVLYFFEEKLIAVDLIDVLADGISSIYFYYDPDFAKYSLGKLSLYNQIKYAKNSGKKWIYLGYYVKDCPSLAYKAQYQPYLTLDGRPTEDEAFRWFS; translated from the coding sequence GTGCTCCTACCTCGATAACAAAGAACAGACAATGCATTATAAGGTCATTGAGAGCTGCTCTGCCGCTTCTTGCCAAGATTTGATTGAACGTGGATTCAGACGTTTTGGAAAAATGTACTTCCGTCCGATCTGTGAAGGATGTGACGAGTGTAAAAGTATAAAAATTGATGTAGAGAATTATACTTTTTCAAAATCTGCAAGACGTATTATGCGAAAAACCAAAGATTTACGATCATATATTCAGCGGCCTACACTTTCACGTGAGCATTTAGAAATTTTCGAAAAGTATCATCTTGCAATGCATGAAAAAAAAGGATGGGAGTATAACCAAACATCTCCAGAGCACTATTACAACTCTTTTGTAAACGGGCATGAAGATTTTGGTTACGAAGTGCTCTACTTCTTTGAAGAGAAACTTATTGCAGTAGATCTTATAGATGTACTCGCGGATGGTATATCTTCCATATATTTCTACTACGATCCTGATTTTGCAAAATACTCTTTGGGAAAACTTTCTCTTTACAATCAAATAAAATATGCAAAAAATTCAGGTAAGAAATGGATCTATTTGGGATACTATGTAAAGGATTGTCCGTCACTAGCCTATAAAGCTCAATATCAGCCTTATTTAACTCTCGATGGCAGACCAACAGAGGATGAAGCGTTTAGATGGTTTTCTTAA